Genomic segment of Plasmodium cynomolgi strain B DNA, scaffold: 0630, whole genome shotgun sequence:
TCATAAGATACTAAAttttgatcttttttttcttctaaatgTGTTTTTACTACTGATTTGACTTCTCCAGTCTCCGTCACCTTTGCATTAtgtttcttttcatttcctaTCAGTGGTAATGttgatatatatactttattGCACCCCCTAGAATTATTATTCCCAATgaattgttcatattttcttttaaacaattttaatgcCTCACAGTAATTATCTTTATTATCAGTAGAACAACTGTTTATAgcctctttaaatttttcaacgCATTTAGCGGAATATGACTTGCAATTTTCATCATCAtaagtaatatttatataatgataaataGTATATAAATCATAcaatatgttcattttttttagatcTTCAGCTTCaatgtcatatattttatctgtCAAATGTTTTTCCTTATCAAATTTAATATCattagaaataatttttcataaaaattcttagcagatatatttaatatatttttattttttaattctctgTTTAACCAATAGTTCAAGTATTCACAATTTTCATTATTCCTAGAAGTAAAGCCACTAAATTCA
This window contains:
- a CDS encoding hypothetical protein (putative), whose amino-acid sequence is MNILYDLYTIYHYINITYDDENCKSYSAKCVEKFKEAINSCSTDNKDNYCEALKLFKRKYEQFIGNNNSRGCNKVYISTLPLIGNEKKHNAKVTETGEVKSVVKTHLEEKKDQNLVSYDLEEKQNFKNPMQPSLSQTEENNYDNNISIFTIFSIILSISVFSIITYKFSPFGSWINTKILGRNKLMENMKKNNYELL